A portion of the Candidatus Binatia bacterium genome contains these proteins:
- a CDS encoding tripartite tricarboxylate transporter permease yields MLETLQNLYVGFSVALSPTVLLYAIVGCVIGTLVGVLPGIGPLAGISLLLPASFGMDATSAIVLLAGIYYGAMYGGSTTSILMRIPGEAASVMTCIDGYAMTRLGRGGPALAIAAVGSYVAGTASVVALMLLAPPLASFALRFGPPEYFALLLLGLLALAYMSGGAITKALAMASLGLLLGMIGIDPMTGFFRFHYGLVELGDGIGIVPVAVGLFGLSEILLTAGQEKPPEVIKPRLADLLPSRQEWRDSTWPIARGTVLGFLIGIIPGSAHIISSFVSYAVERRISRHPERFGHGAIEGVAGPESANNSATSGAFVPMLALGVPSGPIPAVMLAALMVHGISPGPLLIQQQPQLFWGFIASMYVGNLVLLILNLPLVGLFVNILRVPYPLLYPAILVFCVLGVYAVNGSVVDVWIMLVMGALGYVLRKFDFETAPIVLGVVLAPMLEMSFRQSLAMSSGSYAIFFQRPIAATMLAGGVALLSLSLLPLLTRGMDWRRALGLSSSSEPEKEDEK; encoded by the coding sequence ATGCTGGAGACTTTGCAAAATCTCTACGTGGGTTTTTCCGTCGCTCTCTCGCCGACCGTCCTCCTGTATGCGATCGTCGGCTGCGTGATCGGAACTCTCGTCGGCGTGCTGCCGGGAATCGGCCCGCTCGCGGGCATCAGCCTGCTCCTCCCCGCCTCTTTCGGCATGGATGCGACATCGGCGATCGTCCTTCTGGCGGGCATCTACTACGGCGCGATGTACGGCGGCTCGACGACTTCCATCCTGATGCGCATTCCCGGCGAGGCCGCTTCCGTGATGACCTGCATCGACGGCTACGCCATGACCCGCCTGGGGCGGGGCGGGCCGGCCCTGGCCATCGCGGCCGTCGGCTCCTATGTCGCCGGCACGGCGAGCGTCGTGGCTCTGATGTTGTTGGCGCCGCCGCTGGCGAGCTTTGCGTTGCGCTTCGGTCCGCCCGAATATTTCGCTCTGCTGCTCCTCGGCCTGCTGGCACTCGCTTACATGAGCGGCGGCGCGATCACTAAGGCGTTGGCGATGGCGAGCCTCGGCCTTCTTTTAGGAATGATCGGCATCGACCCGATGACCGGTTTCTTCCGCTTCCATTATGGTTTGGTCGAGCTGGGCGACGGCATCGGCATCGTTCCCGTCGCCGTCGGGTTGTTCGGCCTTTCGGAAATCCTCCTCACGGCCGGTCAGGAGAAGCCTCCGGAAGTCATCAAACCGAGACTCGCCGATCTTCTGCCGTCGCGCCAGGAATGGCGCGACTCCACGTGGCCGATCGCGCGCGGAACCGTACTCGGCTTTCTCATCGGCATCATTCCCGGCTCGGCCCATATCATCTCGTCGTTTGTCTCGTATGCCGTGGAGCGGCGCATCTCGCGCCATCCCGAGCGCTTCGGCCACGGCGCTATCGAGGGAGTGGCCGGCCCCGAGTCCGCCAACAACTCGGCCACCTCGGGCGCATTTGTGCCGATGCTCGCGCTCGGCGTTCCTTCGGGGCCGATTCCGGCGGTGATGCTCGCGGCGCTGATGGTTCACGGCATCTCCCCCGGCCCGCTGCTCATCCAGCAGCAGCCTCAGCTCTTCTGGGGGTTTATCGCCAGCATGTACGTCGGCAACCTGGTGCTTTTGATTCTGAACCTTCCTTTGGTCGGCCTCTTCGTCAACATTCTGCGTGTGCCCTACCCGCTGCTCTACCCCGCGATTCTCGTTTTCTGCGTGCTCGGGGTGTACGCCGTAAACGGCAGCGTGGTGGACGTCTGGATCATGCTCGTTATGGGAGCGCTCGGTTACGTGCTGCGCAAGTTTGATTTCGAGACCGCGCCCATTGTATTGGGCGTAGTGCTGGCGCCGATGCTGGAGATGAGTTTCCGGCAGTCGCTTGCCATGTCGTCGGGTAGCTATGCTATTTTCTTCCAGCGGCCGATCGCGGCGACGATGCTGGCGGGTGGTGTCGCGCTTTTGTCGCTCAGCTTGCTGCCGTTGCTGACGCGCGGCATGGATTGGCGCCGCGCCCTCGGCCTAAGTTCAAGTTCAGAACCCGAAAAGGAGGACGAGAAATGA